The Oceanotoga teriensis DNA window TTCTCCAACCCTCTCCTATAAAAAGAGCATTAGGATTTAATTTTTTTGCTTCATCATAAGCTTTTTGTACTGAGTCAGCAGTTGCATCTCCCATCATATCCCATCTCATACCATCTATTTTATATTCATCAAACCAATATTTTACTGAATCTACCATGAGTTTTTCAGCCATTTTATGAGATGTTGCGAGATTATTTCCAAAACCTCCAACAAAATTACCATTATCATCCATGAAGAAATAATAATCTGGAACTATATCATTTAATAAACTTGCTTGTGCCATATGAGTATAAACAACATCTAATATTACACCCATTCCAGCATCATGTATTGCTTTTATCAATTCTTTTAATTCATTTATCCTTAATTGAGGATCTTCTGCATTCATAGAATATGCTCCATCTGGTGAAAAATAGTTATGAGGATCATATCCCCAATTATATGAATTATTTTGTGATGAATAGTTTAATTCTCTTTTTTCCATACTCGTTTCATCACCATAATACCAAGCCATTACAGGTAATAATTGTACATGTGTTACTCCAAGGCTTTTAATATAATCTAATTTATCTATAAATGCTTTATATGTTCCCCATCTTGAATTTAAATCTTTTTCTATCGATGGATCAGATGTAAAATCTCTTATATGAATTTCCCATATTATTGCATCTTCTCTTTTTTCAAAATTATCTATTTTGGCATAATCTAAATTTGGACCTATTTCAGATGGGTTTAAAATCGCACCTTTTCCCACTTTATCTTCAGTTTCTTCAGAATTTATTGTATATTTATCTCCACCTAAACCACCAGTTTTTACCTTAAAAGCAGCCATAGATTTTGCATATGGATCTAAGACTCTTTTTGAAACTCCATCATTGATTATTTCATATTGATAATAATAACCTTTTAAATCTTTTACATTTATTTCTTCTGGGTTTATATGAATATTCCAAACTCCATTTTCTTCATTTAAATTCAAATTCTTTTTAGCTATCTCAACACTTTGATTGTTTTTATCGTATATATAAATGGATACTTTTGAAGCTTTAGGACTCCATATTTTAAAAGTCGCTGCTCCATCCTTATATGTAACCCCAAGGTCATTTCCATCATATGAATATAAAGAATCTATAAGTCTCCAACCAGCTTTTGCTTGTATTGTTTTATTATTAAATGTTATTTTAAATGGAACTTTTTCTAAATCTAAGTCAGCATTTAATTCTAAAGATGTTTTACTCAATGGTTTTGTAGTTTTTATAGGAATTTCATTTCCATCTTTATCTTCAAGTTTTATCTGTGATTTTCTCACCCCAATGATTTTAGTGAAATTTAAAAGTATTTTTTCATCAGATAAAATTTCACCCTTTAGTATAGCATGAGGCACGGATTTATCTTTGTTTACATACACTTTATCCTCTCCCATAAATGTATAAACTTCATTATAATCATTTAACATGGTAAATCCTTTGTCTCCTCCATCTTTTTCTTGTGTTTCTTTATTAACCATAAGAAAACCAAGATTGTTAGCACTTTCTTTTAATGGTACATCCCAATAAACACCAAAATCATCTTTCCCTGATTGAATCAATCCATCTGGCCATCCTGATGGAGATGTCCATGTAGTATCATTCCATATCCATAATACAATATTATCATAATTTTCATCTGTTCTTTGATAATGAATACGTAAAACGTTTTCAGGAATTTCAGAAGCAAATAAGCTTATTGAAAATATCCCGATTAAAAGAACCAATAAAATACTTTTAATGTTTTTTAAATGAACCATAATTCTCCCCCTTCACTTTTTTGAAAACGTTTTCTGAAAAGCTAATAAAAATACTTCATATTAAATGAAGCTTTTTCATATATTATATCATGTTATTTTATTAATTTATACTATTCAATTTATATTATTTTATGTATAATTTAATAAACAAGGGGGGATTTTTATGAGGTCTGAATCTGAAA harbors:
- a CDS encoding pullulanase, whose translation is MVHLKNIKSILLVLLIGIFSISLFASEIPENVLRIHYQRTDENYDNIVLWIWNDTTWTSPSGWPDGLIQSGKDDFGVYWDVPLKESANNLGFLMVNKETQEKDGGDKGFTMLNDYNEVYTFMGEDKVYVNKDKSVPHAILKGEILSDEKILLNFTKIIGVRKSQIKLEDKDGNEIPIKTTKPLSKTSLELNADLDLEKVPFKITFNNKTIQAKAGWRLIDSLYSYDGNDLGVTYKDGAATFKIWSPKASKVSIYIYDKNNQSVEIAKKNLNLNEENGVWNIHINPEEINVKDLKGYYYQYEIINDGVSKRVLDPYAKSMAAFKVKTGGLGGDKYTINSEETEDKVGKGAILNPSEIGPNLDYAKIDNFEKREDAIIWEIHIRDFTSDPSIEKDLNSRWGTYKAFIDKLDYIKSLGVTHVQLLPVMAWYYGDETSMEKRELNYSSQNNSYNWGYDPHNYFSPDGAYSMNAEDPQLRINELKELIKAIHDAGMGVILDVVYTHMAQASLLNDIVPDYYFFMDDNGNFVGGFGNNLATSHKMAEKLMVDSVKYWFDEYKIDGMRWDMMGDATADSVQKAYDEAKKLNPNALFIGEGWRTFSGKVEDPSLVPADQDWMMNTDDVAVFSDEIRNELKSGFGSEGQPRFITGGPRDIKTIFSNIIGKPSNVKSDDPGDIVQYIAAHDNLPLHDVIAQSIKKDPATDEEEIQKRIRLGNTIILTSQGISFLHAGQEYGRTKQWKSDKKPEQKYHYLTDEKGNPFKNPYFIHDSYDSSDAINMFEWNKVMNDGVYKTTVDYTKGLIALRKSTDAFRLEDHQKIEKNVKLLNSKDIKDVDLVIAFTAESTDGEIYYVIINADSKVRKIQLNGDIKNAKILVDAEKAGIDEIKDPIGVQISENSIILNPLTATVLKLK